The following coding sequences are from one Acomys russatus chromosome 16, mAcoRus1.1, whole genome shotgun sequence window:
- the LOC127199861 gene encoding keratin-associated protein 29-1-like: protein MADSCCPANPAAVPAVPTISTCSNCHSVRNAIRLPSSCQSRTWQLVTHQENCKRSNSAPVSAGPVSCPSPCCPETSYVGFVCQPIGSRTACRATDTGGTPHPAASHQPSNLESSGCRTICCDNSPCHQSSSQGPACTSGSCQAACDPSVYCDDGSCQPSCSEATSCVETPCLPASCEASSCQPTCCQGGSQPIRGEGQLRKPVCYQPICYVLKSCQSVPCMVASCQPLTCMCSCSQTCCVPSPCQPLHCQPAPPISFICQPVATCQSPCFVKSSSKPASCVTISGQSACGGPRSTQSGYHSPSCQPPCCVTGLGKPSSSGPSCCPSTSPNTCQVGTCVPTS, encoded by the coding sequence ATGGCAGACAGCTGTTGTCCAGCAAACCCCGCAGCTGTTCCAGCTGTGCCCACCATCTCTACATGCTCCAACTGTCACAGCGTTAGAAACGCTATCCGTTTGCCCAGTTCCTGCCAGAGTAGGACGTGGCAACTGGTTACACATCAAGAAAACTGCAAACGATCCAACAGTGCCCCAGTTAGTGCTGGACCTGTTTCTTGTCCATCACCCTGCTGCCCAGAAACTTcttatgtgggttttgtttgccAACCCATAGGTTCACGCACAGCCTGCCGTGCAACTGACACCGGTGGGACTCCTCACCCAGCTGCCTCACACCAGCCCTCCAATTTGGAGTCTTCTGGTTGTCGCACAATATGCTGTGATAACAGCCCCTGCCACCAGAGCTCCAGCCAGGGACCTGCCTGCACCTCAGGGTCATGTCAGGCAGCATGTGACCCCTCAGTCTACTGTGATGATGGATCCTGCCAGCCATCCTGCTCTGAAGCAACTTCCTGCGTTGAGACTCCATGCCTACCAGCCAGCTGTGAGGCTAGCTCATGCCAGCCAACCTGCTGCCAAGGAGGGTCACAACCCATCAGAGGCGAAGGTCAGCTCCGCAAGCCAGTTTGCTATCAACCCATCTGCTACGTTCTCAAGTCCTGCCAGTCAGTTCCCTGCATGGTTGCCTCCTGCCAGCCATTAACTTGTATGTGTTCTTGCAGTCAAACCTGCTGTGTGCCCTCCCCCTGCCAGCCACTTCACTGCCAACCGGCACCTCCAATCTCCTTCATCTGCCAGCCAGTGGCTACCTGCCAGTCCCCCTGCTTCGTAAAGAGCAGCAGTAAACCAGCTTCCTGTGTTACGATTTCTGGCCAATCGGCTTGTGGTGGACCCAGATCCACTCAGAGTGGCTACCATTCTCCTTCCTGCCAGCCCCCTTGCTGTGTGACTGGTTTAGGCAAACCTTCCAGCAGTGGTCCCAGCTGCTGTCCATCAACGTCTCCAAACACATGCCAAGTGGGAACCTGCGTGCCTACTTCCTGA
- the LOC127199862 gene encoding keratin-associated protein 16-1-like, whose product MSHSGNYLPPLTRSRGTSTMSGCCCSRKCPSLPAFSLCSTEVSCGGPICLPSSCRSQTWQLVTCNDSCGSSGCGSQCCQPSCSVSSCCQPVCCEATVCEPSCSVNSCAQPVCCEATVCEPSCSVGSCCQPVCCEATICEPSCSVSTCVQPVCCEATMCQPSCSVGSCQPVCCETTSCQPVLCLPTPCQPVLCKPSCCQPMICEPSCCSAVCAVPASCQPVICEPVICEPACCQPVCSTPSCCQSVCSAASSCQPVCCDSSPCEAPCSESSVCQPAACMALVCEPVCLRPVCCVQSPCEAPCVSSSCQDSSGCVSSICQPVCSEPSPCLPSVCAPSPCQPSCYIVKRCRSVCCEPASCPSTSCQPVCCRPGSSASAVCQPACPPRTFYIPSSCKPPCSPVSCRPICRPICSGPITFRQPYVTSITYRPACYRSCYSILRRPTCLASYSYRPVCSRQPCTDSDNAKRECKKSTSSQPDCADSTPSKPEVSDETPCQPAEIKPASPITREAVAPQSAASKPAER is encoded by the coding sequence ATGTCACACTCAGGCAACTACCTCCCACCACTCACCAGAAGCAGAGGCAcctccaccatgtctggctgctgTTGTTCTAGGAAATGCCCCTCCCTGCCGGCTTTCTCCCTCTGCTCTACTGAGGTGAGCTGTGGAGGACCCATCTGCCTACCCAGCTCCTGCCGGAGCCAGACGTGGCAGCTGGTGACTTGTAACGACAGCTGTGGCTCATCCGGCTGTGGCTCACAATGCTGTCAGCCTTCATGCTCTGTGAGCAGTTGCTGCCAGCCAGTGTGCTGCGAGGCCACCGTTTGTGAGCCTTCTTGCTCTGTGAACAGCTGTGCTCAACCTGTGTGCTGCGAGGCCACCGTCTGTGAGCCTTCTTGCTCTGTGGGCAGCTGCTGTCAACCTGTGTGCTGTGAGGCCACCATCTGTGAGCCTTCCTGCTCCGTGAGCACCTGCGTTCAACCTGTGTGCTGTGAGGCCACCATGTGCCAGCCTTCTTGTTCCGTAGGCAGCTGCCAGCCTGTGTGCTGTGAGACTACATCCTGCCAGCCAGTCCTCTGCTTGCCTACACCCTGCCAGCCTGTCCTCTGCAaacccagctgctgccagccaaTGATCTGTGAGCCCAGCTGTTGCtcagctgtctgtgctgtgcctgcttcctgccaACCAGTGATCTGTGAGCCTGTGATTTGTGAGCCTGCTTGCTGCCAGCCAGTGTGCTCAACCCCTAGCTGTTGTCAATCTGTCTGCTCTGCAGCCAGTAGCTGCCAGCCAGTCTGCTGTGACTCCAGTCCCTGTGAGGCACCTTGCTCAGAGTCCAGTGTTTGTCAGCCAGCTGCTTGTATGGCTCTGGTGTGTGAGCCTGTTTGTCTCCgtcctgtgtgctgtgttcagAGCCCTTGTGAGGCACCGTGTGTCTCTAGCAGCTGCCAAGACTCCTCAGGTTGTGTCTCCAGTATCTGCCAACCCGTCTGCTCCGAGCCCAGTCCTTGCCTGCCATCAGTGTGTGCGCCCAGCCCATGCCAACCTTCCTGCTACATAGTCAAACGGTGTCGTTCTGTCTGCTGTGAGCCTGCTTCCTGCCCATCCACATCCTGCCAACCTGTCTGCTGTCGTCCGGGGTCCTCTGCATCTGCCGTCTGCCAACCAGCTTGCCCACCTCGGACTTTCTACATACCCAGTTCCTGCAAGCCGCCTTGTAGTCCAGTTTCCTGCCGCCCCATCTGCCGCCCGATCTGCTCTGGCCCCATCACCTTCAGACAGCCATACGTGACATCCATCACTTACCGCCCTGCCTGCTACCGCTCCTGCTATTCCATCCTGCGCCGCCCCACCTGCCTGGCTTCTTACTCCTATCGCCCAGTCTGCTCCCGCCAGCCTTGCACTGATTCGGACAACGCTAAGCGCGAGTGCAAAAAGTCGACTTCCAGCCAACCCGACTGTGCTGACTCAACACCCTCCAAGCCTGAGGTCTCTGATGAGACTCCCTGCCAGCCCGCCGAGATCAAACCAGCCAGTCCAATCACCCGTGAGGCTGTAGCTCCCCAGTCTGCGGCCAGCAAGCCTGCTGAACGCTAA
- the LOC127199863 gene encoding keratin-associated protein 17-1-like, whose protein sequence is MGCCPGDCVNCCSQEQDCCEECCCQQGCCGCCGSCCGCGGSGCGSGCGGSGCGSSCCGCGGCGGCGGCGGCGSSCCGSGCCGGGGGCCGPVCCQPTPVCETK, encoded by the coding sequence ATGGGATGCTGCCCGGGAGACTGTGTCAATTGCTGCTCCCAGGAACAAGACTGCTGTGAGGAGTGTTGCTGCCAGCagggctgctgcggctgctgtgGTTCCTGCTGTGGCTGCGGAGGCTCTGGCTGCGGATCTGGCTGCGGCGGGTCTGGCTGCGGGTCTAGCTGCTGTGGCTGCGGGGGCTGCGGAGGCTGCGGGGGCTGCGGGGGCTGCGGAAGCAGCTGCTGTGGCTCCGGGTGCTGTGGAGGCGGCGGCGGGTGCTGTGGTCCAGTGTGCTGTCAGCCGACACCTGTGTGTGAGACGAAATGA